One genomic window of Bactrocera dorsalis isolate Fly_Bdor chromosome 4, ASM2337382v1, whole genome shotgun sequence includes the following:
- the LOC105230722 gene encoding putative leucine-rich repeat-containing protein DDB_G0290503 isoform X3: MDVRNWKKVLLHWVTECGFVAANYFSLEQTDIDEFYRNFRLNHNLLQKSESQDNVISFLKDQYADYTPLLDDENTISSTEYIYVYSLFLHFCCVKCPETNFHDICKRLSVNNQRNIAAFFNELIDCQSINREKLRQAIAGTALRSNNSPGTASDSHSSSNNSTGTTNNYSSSSFPRLDSPCRPSRYAAGNSSPRIVPPTPKSAMLEERTRELYNLRAQLETERYEKGLLEVQIKQNEEKMKKLNQDHKKLHQTIQDLKNDILTQNTTESSSPKNKDGEQMKRRLCREVAQKETEIAKLNEVLGNLREEKNLVQEKLRHAEKQIMVCMNRITELDLKVDELTTELEQKEFTIQCLSENKLELEQFINETRSTGNNSRPDYLDASFSPPTDGSSSSPENLARSVVDVQLREKEHENSELRDELCALRSNNKRLAELIRKFTTKHAQEFNIATRIGRAEEHKEITPADCLNHLVDYVEQLGSYYKDEKGRVKTLQGELQSKQRRNDELSRSLLEFEKEVGALKEQLESVDNLNLELEQAKKRMQEKIIRCEQEIANINEQKYELVARLDTLANDYDTHKHKCAAQRQEYTTKIKNLASEISDYEKVNASIRKENGDLNDEVATLRKKIETLQQGMLNNTDEIRTLNDRIKNYQNELEAHDKTEKMLKEKYEKILVQHEDTKRDRRETADHLEAMQNKITVKEFEMGKLGVEIIEVRKKNDELETRIDTLLTEFKTEKHNYELAINTRDERIRKLTDERNTVEESYGKLKKENELLQQDFKEAKEELSAALKTFNALNVLLCGEKSNTSVNLAQRLSEVLSSNKRLAEEKLELNKKLEHMSCNHNETVSKMEVVEQQMKNLITEREEVEANYKSLLEQSDMKLKSAEDQIKIYEEDIGNLKEAFKQVTDEMQNALQVNTEDHTVRLMELGVEHERVVNALQVELTATKEELSLKEHNLKTLMEESSTVKKKLEESIQRLEEVQNEHLQVGKASTEKLKALEAQMDKVVKENKTLLHEIDTFKAEHSKVNGKILEADSALNELNAQLLQELDHKSELSVKLQASETRLFETEQKLESILTEKAHTISGLKTAYESQTAVLKRAENQVSTYEKANLKQTQQIATLQQNLQKVSEEKERLSKDVASFTSQLQREQDEKSALLASLEQTADQLKLAICEKDQQAKILEKSCDELNNQLRDANELVAKLQTDISAKEAQLQRLQEEQEHERDNWQTKLSEMMRMLAEQSVEQENNDGILQQIITVIENHCNSAGDAEKTLIDEFIKVPACEKDTQLGKLRGALNGLLHNIAQLHTQLDQTEQKRQGAVEVLEKANDKLNNQLLSRNAEITELQQQLIGERKQSAVAEHLKDELHDLKTVNEKLRAQLVQLEHEYSAVKEQYQNAVSALERVEQEKQEVKNELQRANENVTRLIQGSDALRQEKDTLVEQLQELRLQLTQTSVQHSSTESMVKNILQNSTTLERKLDATENELKLLRVQLQTLESKKEELAAENIKMRETQEAYQKRIEKMAVKLGDTQARCSKSEHENEKLNETLTTTKTSVEKLKREKSTLETDKQVLQERVAAAERSQQQLITKVHQLEQTKQTLETEKKQLEAAEADAKAKVTKLEKIRQMNEEKIRKLNYSLETTEANNVRLNHEIGAINSQLNELQNTISADNTAEKLKVALEEREQALARANEYEALANKLQADAEQLQEQNSNISDQLSKISLSLQISQEKCEKLSQQMCDLEMDMCALKEEKAQIENEHLNTCAKLKAYEVQNNNLRSEREEKVVVLEAQLEQIRKELSVKAEEITMLQSERDSLRCGNEEDDEELEQLRKRLAAAEKQVESEQQANTQLRVDNQILQAKYRDSKQRLQEQTEKAEERIKENRLEMEVKLDKMKNKMKTLYTDEVTKMKGKQDREVSSLRADMDVLKAQNEKYEEHIRKLSGQIMKTNDRILEYQKQNAILSTKLNKLQETAADAHFKRPSFATNSLPRSLSSAASNAATSSNLAMEDEEGEIFNNTYLTDLQTGRMSMCRDVCAEELQYRNSLLPPHLKSTYAAQYDHGLAEDELKDGPNSLDDSMSALLSTTGGGGARKKLTGITNYKRPGPPTPSKHGGRLSLGGSSEPPREILREVNDYGSSAKTPVRFGFFASKFSMGNSNPKDENSPPKRRLSNIFKRK; encoded by the exons ATGGATgtgagaaattggaaaaaaGTCCTATTGCATTGG GTAACTGAATGTGGATTTGTTGCCGCTAATTACTTCAGCTTAGAACAGACAGATATTGacgaattttatagaaattttcgtTTAAATCACAATTTATTACAAAAGTCAGAATCACAAGACAACGTAATAAGTTTCTTAAAAG aCCAATATGCCGATTATACTCCCCTTCTGGACGATGAAAATACTATCAGTTCAACAGAGTATATCTATGTTTATTCcctatttttacatttttgttgtgtAAAATGTCCAGAAACAAATTTTCATGACATCTGTAAGAGATTGTCTGTAAACAACCAACGAAATATTGCTGCCTTCTTCAATGAGTTGATTGATTGTCAGTCCATAAACCGAGAAAAGCTGCGACAAGCAATAGCTGGTACAGCTTTGCGAAGTAACAATTCGCCGGGTACAGCAAGTGACAGTCATTCTAGCAGCAATAACTCAACGGGTACCACTAATAATTATTCGTCATCATCTTTTCCCCGTCTGGACTCACCATGTCGACCGTCACGCTATGCTGCAGGCAATAGCAGTCCACGTATTGTACCGCCAACACCAAAATCTGCAATGTTGGAGGAGCGAACACGAGAGCTCTATAATTTGCGA gcACAACTGGAGACAGAGAGATACGAAAAGGGGCTGCTGGAAgtgcaaataaaacaaaatgaagaAAAGATGAAGAAATTAA ATCAAGATCATAAAAAGCTGCACCAAACAATTCAAGATTTAAAAAACGATATACTCACGCAAAATACAACAGAAAGCAGTTCCCCTAAAAATAAAGATGGAGAACAG ATGAAACGCCGTTTATGCAGAGAAGTGGCCCAAAAGGAAACCGAAATAGCAAAACTCAACGAGGTGCTGGGAAATCTAAGGGAGGAAAAGAATTTGGTTCAAGAGAAG CTTCGTCATGctgaaaaacaaataatggtttgCATGAATCGTATTACAGAGCTGGATCTGAAAGTCGATGAGCTTACTACAGAACTCGAG CAAAAAGAGTTCACCATACAATGTTTAAGTGAAAACAAACTGGAACTGGAACAGTTTATAAATGAGACGCGTTCAACAGGGAATAATTCGCGGCCTGATTATTTGGATGCTTCATTCTCGCCACCTACTGATGGAAGTTCAAGTAGTCCTGAAAATCTCGCACGCTCCGTGGTCGATGTGCAGTTGCGCGAGAAGGAACACGAAAATTCTGAACTACGCGACGAATTGTGCGCGCTAAGAAGCAACAATAAACGTTTGGCCGAGTTAATAcgaaaatttacaacaaaacatGCGCAGGAATTCAATATAGCCACAAGAATTGGAAGAGCGGAAGAGCACAAAGAAATCACGCCAGCCGATTGTCTCAATCACTTGGTTGACTATGTCGAACAACTGGGTTCGTATTATAAAGACGAAAAGGGACGAGTGAAAACTTTACAAGGCGAGCTACAGTCCAAGCAGCGGCGTAACGATGAACTCAGTCGCAGCCTGTTGGAGTTCGAAAAGGAGGTGGGCGCACTGAAGGAACAACTAGAAAGTGTAGACAATTTAAATCTGGAGCTGGAACAAGCGAAGAAACGTATGCAAGAAAAGATAATACGTTGCGAACAGGAGATTGCCAACATTAACGAGCAGAAATACGAGTTGGTCGCCAGGCTCGACACGCTGGCCAATGACTACGACACGCACAAGCATAAGTGTGCCGCACAGCGTCAAGAGTACacgacaaaaattaaaaatctggCTAGCGAAATATCAGACTATGAAAAAGTCAATGCTTCGATACGGAAGGAAAACGGAGACCTGAACGACGAGGTAGCCACGCTGCGTAAGAAGATAGAAACACTGCAACAAGGCATGCTCAACAACACCGATGAGATACGAACATTAAATGATCGCATCAAAAACTATCAAAATGAATTGGAGGCGCACGACAAAACCGAGAAAATGCTTAAggagaaatacgaaaaaatactCGTGCAACATGAAGACACCAAACGCGACAGGCGCGAGACCGCCGATCACCTGGAGGCCATGCAGAATAAAATCACGGTGAAAGAATTCGAAATGGGCAAACTGGGGGTGGAAATAATCGAAGTGCGCAAAAAGAATGATGAACTGGAGACGCGCATTGACACGCTCCTAACGGAATTCAAAACCGAAAAACATAACTACGAATTGGCCATAAATACGCGCGACGAACGCATACGTAAACTGACGGACGAGCGTAATACGGTGGAGGAAAGCTATGGCAAGCTGAAGAAAGAGAATGAGCTTTTGCAACAGGACTTCAAGGAGGCAAAGGAAGAGCTGAGTGCGGCGCTTAAGACATTCAATGCTTTGAATGTGCTATTGTGCGGCGAAAAATCCAATACCTCGGTTAATTTGGCGCAAAGACTATCGGAAGTCTTAAGCAGCAACAAACGCTTGGCAGAGGAGAAACTGGAACTCAATAAAAAACTGGAGCATATGAGCTGTAATCACAACGAAACGGTTTCGAAAATGGAAGTTGTGGAACAGCAAATGAAGAATCTCATCACAGAAAGAGAGGAAGTTGAAGCCAATTACAAATCGCTATTGGAACAGAGTGACATGAAGCTGAAAAGTGCGGAAGATCAAATCAAAATTTACGAGGAAGACATTGGCAATTTGAAAGAGGCCTTCAAGCAGGTCACGGATGAGATGCAAAATGCGCTGCAGGTGAACACCGAAGATCACACGGTGCGTTTGATGGAGCTTGGTGTTGAGCACGAACGTGTTGTGAATGCGCTGCAGGTAGAGCTTACCGCCACAAAGGAAGAGTTGAGCCTCAAGGAACACAATCTGAAGACGCTCATGGAAGAGAGTAGCACAGTCAAGAAGAAGCTGGAAGAGAGCATACAACGCTTGGAAGAAGTACAAAACGAACACTTGCAAGTTGGCAAAGCCAGTACTGAAAAGCTCAAAGCTTTGGAGGCACAAATGGATAAAGTAGTAAAGGAAAACAAAACGCTGCTGCATGAAATCGACACCTTCAAGGCCGAACACAGCAAGGTCAATGGTAAAATACTCGAAGCCGACAGCGCCTTAAACGAACTGAATGCGCAGCTGCTGCAAGAGTTGGATCACAAGAGTGAATTGAGCGTGAAGCTGCAGGCAAGTGAAACGCGGTTATTTGAAACCGAGCAAAAGCTCGAGAGCATACTCACGGAGAAGGCGCACACTATAAGTGGTCTGAAAACCGCCTACGAGAGTCAAACAGCCGTGCTGAAACGCGCCGAAAATCAAGTGAGCACCTACGAAAAGGCAAACTTGAAGCAAACCCAACAAATTGCCACACTGCAGCAGAATTTGCAAAAGGTCAGCGAGGAAAAGGAGCGACTGAGCAAAGATGTCGCTTCGTTTACATCACAATTGCAGCGCGAGCAAGACGAGAAGTCGGCGCTGTTAGCCTCGTTGGAGCAGACAGCTGATCAACTCAAGTTGGCGATCTGTGAGAAGGATCAGCAAGCAAAGATATTGGAAAAAAGTTGTGATGAGCTCAATAATCAACTGCGAGACGCCAATGAACTTGTCGCTAAGCTACAAACTGATATCTCAGCCAAAGAGGCACAACTGCAGCGGCTGCAAGAAGAGCAAGAGCACGAGCGCGACAATTGGCAGACGAAGTTGTCGGAAATGATGCGCATGCTGGCCGAGCAGTCGGTGGAGCAGGAGAATAACGACGGCATATTGCAGCAAATCATCACGGTGATCGAAAATCACTGCAATTCAGCGGGCGATGCGGAGAAGACGCTAATTGATGAGTTCATAAAGGTGCCCGCGTGTGAAAAGGACACACAATTGGGTAAACTGCGTGGCGCGCTCAATGGGCTGTTGCATAATATCGCACAACTGCACACACAACTCGACCAGACCGAACAGAAACGACAGGGCGCTGTTGAGGTGCTGGAAAAAGCGAACGACAAGCTGAACAATCAACTGCTTAGTCGAAATGCCGAAATCACCGAGCTGCAACAGCAACTCATTGGCGAGCGTAAGCAAAGCGCCGTGGCGGAACATCTGAAAGACGAACTGCACGATTTGAAAACTGTCAACGAAAAGTTGAGAGCGCAGCTGGTACAGCTCGAGCACGAGTACAGCGCGGTTAAAGAGCAATACCAGAACGCCGTAAGTGCGCTGGAACGCGTGGAGCAGGAGAAGCAAGAAGTGAAGAACGAACTGCAACGCGCCAATGAGAATGTTACGCGCCTCATACAAGGCAGCGATGCATTGCGGCAGGAGAAAGACACGCTCGTCGAACAGCTGCAAGAGCTGCGTCTACAGCTCACACAAACCAGCGTGCAGCACAGTTCGACCGAGTCGATGGTGAAGAATATCTTGCAGAATTCCACTACACTGGAACGTAAGCTGGATGCCACCGAGAACGAGTTGAAACTGCTGCGTGTGCAGTTGCAAACGCTGGAGAGCAAGAAGGAAGAATTGGCCGCTGAGAATATCAAGATGCGTGAAACGCAGGAGGCTTATCAGAAACGTATTGAAAAAATGGCTGTCAAGTTGGGCGATACGCAAGCGCGTTGCTCGAAGAGTGAGCACGAAAACGAAAAGCTCAACGAGACGCTGACTACAACAAAGACTAGCGTCGAGAAGTTGAAACGCGAAAAGAGCACGCTGGAGACTGACAAACAAGTGCTGCAAGAGCGCGTTGCCGCCGCAGAACGCAGCCAACAACAGCTAATCACCAAGGTGCATCAACTTGAGCAAACGAAGCAGACACTCGAGACGGAGAAAAAGCAATTAGAAGCCGCTGAGGCAGATGCTAAAGCCAAAGTGACAAAACTCGAGAAAATACGTCAAATGAATGAGGAGAAAATACGAAAGTTGAACTATTCGCTAGAGACAACCGAAGCGAACAATGTGCGTTTGAATCACGAAATCGGTGCCATCAACTCGCAACTGAACGAACTGCAGAACACCATTAGTGCAGACAACACTGCCGAGAAGTTGAAGGTCGCACTTGAGGAACGCGAACAAGCGCTGGCTCGTGCCAACGAATACGAAGCGCTTGCAAATAAGCTGCAAGCCGATGCCGAACAATTGCAAGAGCAAAATTCCAATATCAGCGATCAACTATCGAAAATCTCTTTATCACTGCAGATATCacaagaaaaatgtgaaaaattgtcGCAACAAATGTGCGACCTCGAGATGGACATGTGCGCGCTGAAGGAGGAGAAAGCGCAAATTGAAAACGAACACTTGAATACCTGTGCCAAGTTGAAGGCATACGAAGTGCAAAATAATAACTTGCGTTCGGAGCGCGAGGAGAAAGTCGTCGTACTCGAAGCGCAACTGGAACAAATCCGTAAGGAGTTGAGCGTCAAAGCCGAAGAGATTACAATGCTGCAGTCGGAGCGTGACAGCTTGCGCTGTGGCAATGAAGAGGACGACGAGGAGCTGGAGCAATTGCGTAAACGTTTGGCTGCTGCCGAGAAGCAAGTCGAGTCGGAGCAGCAGGCCAATACCCAACTGCGTGTGGACAATCAAATTTTACAAGCCAAATATCGCGATTCCAAGCAACGGCTGCAGGAGCAAACCGAAAAGGCGGAGGAGCGTATCAAAGAGAATCGCCTGGAGATGGAAGTGAAGTTGGATAAAATGAAGAACAAAATG AAAACATTATACACCGACGAAGTGACGAAAATGAAAGGCAAACAAGATCGCGAAGTCAGCAGCTTGCGCGCCGATATGGATGTGCTGAAGGCGCAG AATGAAAAGTACGAGGAGCACATACGCAAGCTCTCCGGTCAAATAATGAAGACGAACGATCGCATTTTGGAATACCAGAAGCAAAATGCCATATTATCTACCAAACTAAATAAATTGCAAGAGACCGCTGCGGATGCACACTTCAAACGTCCCAGTTTTGCGACAAATTCATTGCCAAGATCGCTGTCGTCGGCCGCATCTAATGCGGCTACCAGCTCCAATTTGGCAATGGAGGATGAAGAAggtgaaattttcaataacacGTACCTGACCGATTTGCAAACGGGCCGCATGTCCATGTGCCGTGATGTTTG CGCCGAGGAGTTGCAATATCGAAACTCTCTGCTACCACCGCACCTGAAAAGCACCTATGCTGCGCAATACGATCACGGCTTAGCCGAAGATGAATTGAAA GATGGCCCCAACAGCTTGGATGACAGCATGAGCGCTTTACTAAGCACAACAGGTGGTGGTGGTGCGCGCAAGAAACTCACCGGCATCACGAATTATAAGCGTCCCGGCCCGCCGACGCCGAGCAAGCATGGCGGTCGGCTATCGTTGGGCGGCAGCTCGGAGCCGCCACGCGAAATACTTAGAGAAGTGAATGATTATGGCAGCTCGGCGAAAACACCGGTGCGTTTTGGCTTCTTCGCGTCGAAATTCAGCATGGGCAATAGCAATCCAAAGGATGAG AACTCCCCACCAAAGCGGCGTCTCAGCAACATATTCAAGCGGAAATAG